One genomic window of Mus pahari chromosome 23, PAHARI_EIJ_v1.1, whole genome shotgun sequence includes the following:
- the Ift22 gene encoding intraflagellar transport protein 22 homolog produces MLKAKILFVGPCESGKTVLANFLTESSDITEYNPTQGVRILEFENPHVTSNNKGTGCEFELWDCGGDSKFESCWPALMKDAHGVVIVFNADIPSHLKEIEMWYSCFVQQQFLQDSHCMLVAHHKPGSGGEKGSLALSPPLNKLKLVHSNLEEDPEEVRVEFIKYLKSIINSMSESRDREEMLIIT; encoded by the exons AGCGGCAAAACAGTGCTGGCCAACTTTCTCACTGAATCTTCGGATATCACTGAATATAACCCAACACAAGGTGTGAG gATCCTAGAGTTTGAGAACCCACATGTCACCAGTAACAACAAAGGCACGGGCTGCGAATTTGAGCTCTGGGACTGTGGTGGCGACTCTAA GTTTGAGTCCTGCTGGCCCGCCCTGATGAAGGATGCTCATGGAGTGGTGATCGTCTTCAATGCTGATATCCCAAGCCACCTAAAGGAAATTGAAATGTGGTATTCCTGCTTTGTCCAGCAACAGTTCCTCCAAGACAGTCACTGCATGCTTGTGGCCCACCACAAACCGGGCTCTGGAGGAGAAAAGGGCAGCCTGGCTTTGT CTCCCCCCTTGAACAAGCTGAAGCTGGTGCACTCAAACCTGGAGGAAGACCCCGAGGAGGTCCGGGTGGAGTTCATCAAGTATTTAAAAAGCATCATCAACTCCATGTCGGAGAGCAGAGACCGCGAGGAGATGCTCATCATCACCTAG